A genomic region of Micromonospora sp. NBRC 110009 contains the following coding sequences:
- a CDS encoding serine hydrolase has translation MTWEDLDAHLDKVPGTVSAYVGRLGAPPTWTRLPDATHYAASTMKVGVLVALHRAAEAGRLDLDRPIPVRNAFDSALPGAPRFANAQHYDNDDAVWARVGGTAPPRWLAERMIIRSSNLATNVLIGQVGLPAVAEAWAHAGARHSVTGRGIEDFAARDAGIDNLVTAADLAALLGGLARGAREPGPLASPAGCASMLDVLFAQEHREDLAAGLPEGTRIAHKNGWVRGIRHGAGVVFPDDAPPYAIVVCTTTDLADGGPTGEEVDDACRLIAEVSARVWASRHTLAG, from the coding sequence ATGACCTGGGAGGATCTCGACGCGCACCTCGACAAGGTGCCCGGCACCGTCTCCGCGTACGTGGGGCGGCTGGGCGCCCCGCCCACCTGGACCCGGCTGCCCGACGCCACCCACTACGCGGCGAGCACCATGAAGGTGGGCGTGCTGGTGGCGCTGCACCGCGCCGCCGAGGCCGGCCGCCTCGACCTGGACCGGCCGATCCCGGTGCGCAACGCGTTCGACTCCGCGCTGCCCGGCGCGCCCCGGTTCGCCAACGCCCAGCACTACGACAACGACGACGCGGTCTGGGCCCGGGTCGGCGGCACCGCGCCGCCGCGCTGGCTCGCCGAGCGGATGATCATCCGGTCCAGCAACCTGGCCACCAACGTTCTCATCGGCCAGGTCGGGCTGCCGGCCGTGGCCGAGGCCTGGGCGCACGCCGGGGCGCGGCACAGCGTCACCGGCCGGGGCATCGAGGACTTCGCCGCCCGGGACGCCGGCATCGACAACCTGGTCACCGCCGCCGACCTGGCCGCCCTGCTCGGCGGGCTGGCCCGCGGCGCCCGCGAACCCGGGCCGCTCGCCTCCCCGGCCGGCTGCGCGTCCATGCTGGACGTCCTCTTCGCCCAGGAGCACCGCGAGGACCTCGCCGCCGGCCTGCCCGAGGGCACCCGGATCGCACACAAGAACGGCTGGGTACGCGGCATCCGGCACGGGGCCGGGGTCGTCTTCCCGGACGACGCCCCGCCGTACGCGATCGTCGTCTGCACCACCACCGACCTGGCCGACGGCGGCCCGACCGGCGAGGAGGTCGACGACGCCTGCCGCCTGATCGCCGAGGTCTCCGCCCGGGTCTGGGCGTCCCGGCACACCCTGGCCGGCTGA
- a CDS encoding class I SAM-dependent methyltransferase, producing MTTAAYDAIADWYEDYVTNSAGDYSRRVRDVLAGLLGTGPGRCLDLCCGTGAHAAELRRLGWDPVGIDLSAGQLRHARGRLPVARADATALPLPDAAVPAAVCVLAHTDMPDYPATIAEAARVLTPGGRLVHVGVHPCFCGAFADRSDPERIVIDGGYAERARTFRSWNSTGVRARVGAWHVPLGELLTAVARAGLVLTRIEESGSGPVPDILAFQATKPTP from the coding sequence ATGACGACCGCCGCGTACGACGCCATCGCCGACTGGTACGAGGACTACGTCACGAACAGCGCCGGCGACTACAGCCGCCGGGTGCGGGACGTGCTGGCCGGGTTGCTCGGCACCGGCCCGGGGCGCTGCCTCGACCTGTGCTGCGGCACCGGTGCGCACGCCGCCGAGCTGCGCCGGTTGGGTTGGGACCCGGTGGGCATCGACCTGTCGGCCGGGCAGCTGCGGCACGCCCGAGGCCGGCTGCCGGTGGCCCGGGCCGACGCGACCGCGCTGCCGTTGCCCGACGCGGCGGTGCCGGCCGCGGTCTGCGTGCTCGCCCACACCGACATGCCGGACTACCCGGCGACGATCGCCGAGGCGGCCCGGGTGCTGACGCCCGGCGGTCGGCTGGTGCACGTGGGCGTGCACCCCTGCTTCTGCGGGGCGTTCGCCGATCGGTCCGATCCGGAGCGGATCGTGATCGACGGCGGCTACGCCGAGCGGGCGCGCACCTTCCGGAGCTGGAACTCGACCGGGGTGCGGGCCCGGGTGGGCGCCTGGCACGTCCCCCTCGGCGAGCTGCTCACCGCGGTCGCCCGCGCCGGCCTGGTGCTGACCCGGATCGAGGAGTCGGGCTCCGGCCCCGTCCCCGACATCCTCGCCTTCCAGGCCACCAAACCCACCCCCTGA
- the typA gene encoding translational GTPase TypA translates to MQLRTDLRNVAIIAHVDHGKTTLVDAMLRQAGAYGARGEVTERVMDSMDLEREKGITILAKNTGVHYLPADGSDPVTINIIDTPGHADFGGEVERGLTMVDGVVLLVDASEGPLPQTRFVLRKALKARLPIILVINKVDRPDARIKEVVDDTYELFLDLDADEEQIDFPIVYACARDGIASLTQPADGAVPSDSHNLEPLFRTLLDTIPAPAYEADAPLQAHVTNLDASPFLGRLALCRVRQGTISKGQTVAWCRTDGSTQRVRISELLMTEGLERKPAESAGPGDIIAVAGIPEIMIGETLADAENSVPLPLITVDEPAISMTIGTNNSPLVGRVKGAKVTARMVKDRLDKELVGNVSLRVLPTERPDAWEVQGRGELALAILVEQMRREQFELTVGKPQVVTKEIDGKTCEPVERLTIDAPEEYLGAITQLLATRKGRMEQLVNHGTGWIRMEWLVPARGLIGFRTEFLTETRGTGILHHVFESYEPWFGELRTRNNGSLVADRSGAVTAFAMTNLQERGQLFVEPGTEVYEGMIVGENSRSDDMDVNITKEKKLTNMRSSTADETEKLIPPRKLSLEQALEFCREDECVEVTPAAVRIRKVVLDQTQRGRMAARRKHAG, encoded by the coding sequence ATGCAGCTTCGCACCGACCTCCGCAACGTCGCCATCATCGCCCACGTCGACCACGGCAAGACGACCCTGGTCGACGCCATGTTGCGGCAGGCCGGCGCCTACGGCGCCCGCGGTGAGGTCACCGAGCGGGTCATGGACTCGATGGACCTCGAGCGGGAAAAGGGCATCACCATCCTGGCCAAGAACACCGGCGTGCACTACCTGCCGGCGGACGGCTCCGACCCGGTCACCATCAACATCATCGACACCCCGGGCCACGCCGACTTCGGCGGCGAGGTCGAGCGGGGCCTGACGATGGTCGACGGGGTGGTGCTGCTGGTCGACGCCAGCGAGGGACCGCTGCCGCAGACCCGGTTCGTGCTCCGCAAGGCCCTCAAGGCCCGGCTGCCGATCATCCTGGTGATCAACAAGGTGGACCGCCCCGACGCCCGGATCAAGGAGGTCGTGGACGACACCTACGAGCTCTTCCTCGACCTGGACGCCGACGAGGAGCAGATCGACTTCCCGATCGTCTACGCCTGCGCCCGCGACGGCATCGCCTCGCTGACCCAGCCGGCCGACGGCGCGGTGCCCAGCGACAGCCACAACCTGGAGCCGCTGTTCCGCACCCTGCTGGACACCATCCCGGCGCCCGCGTACGAGGCGGACGCGCCGCTGCAGGCGCACGTCACCAACCTCGACGCCTCGCCGTTCCTCGGCCGGCTCGCGCTGTGCCGGGTGCGGCAGGGCACCATCAGCAAGGGCCAGACCGTGGCCTGGTGCCGCACCGACGGCAGCACCCAGCGGGTGCGCATCTCCGAGCTGCTGATGACCGAGGGCCTGGAGCGCAAGCCGGCCGAGTCGGCCGGCCCGGGCGACATCATCGCCGTCGCCGGCATCCCCGAGATCATGATCGGGGAAACCCTGGCCGACGCGGAGAACTCGGTCCCGCTGCCGCTGATCACCGTCGACGAGCCGGCCATCTCGATGACCATCGGCACGAACAACTCGCCGCTGGTCGGCCGGGTCAAGGGCGCCAAGGTCACCGCCCGCATGGTCAAGGACCGGCTCGACAAGGAGCTGGTCGGCAACGTGTCGCTGCGGGTGCTGCCCACCGAGCGTCCGGACGCCTGGGAGGTGCAGGGCCGCGGTGAGCTGGCGCTGGCCATCCTGGTCGAGCAGATGCGCCGCGAGCAGTTCGAGCTGACCGTCGGCAAGCCGCAGGTGGTCACCAAGGAGATCGACGGGAAGACCTGCGAGCCGGTCGAGCGGCTGACCATCGACGCGCCGGAGGAGTACCTGGGCGCGATCACCCAGCTCCTGGCCACCCGCAAGGGCCGGATGGAGCAGCTGGTCAACCACGGCACCGGCTGGATCCGGATGGAGTGGCTGGTCCCGGCGCGCGGCCTGATCGGCTTCCGCACCGAGTTCCTCACCGAGACCCGCGGCACCGGCATCCTGCACCACGTCTTCGAGTCGTACGAGCCGTGGTTCGGCGAGCTGCGGACCCGCAACAACGGGTCGCTGGTGGCCGACCGGTCGGGCGCCGTCACCGCGTTCGCGATGACCAACCTCCAGGAGCGCGGCCAGCTCTTCGTCGAGCCGGGCACCGAGGTGTACGAGGGCATGATCGTCGGCGAGAACTCGCGCTCCGACGACATGGACGTCAACATCACCAAGGAGAAGAAGCTCACCAACATGCGGTCGTCGACCGCGGACGAGACCGAGAAGCTGATCCCGCCGCGCAAGCTGTCGCTGGAGCAGGCCCTCGAGTTCTGCCGCGAGGACGAGTGCGTCGAGGTGACCCCGGCCGCGGTCCGGATCCGCAAGGTGGTGCTGGACCAGACCCAGCGCGGCCGGATGGCGGCCCGCCGCAAGCACGCCGGCTGA
- a CDS encoding DedA family protein, producing the protein MPDLLTWLQGQPSLLIYLVAAMIVAGETAVIFGLLVPGEATLLLVGFLAYAGTLRIIPALLAMTAAAVIGDTLAFRAGRRYGPRLRASGLGARIGAERWRRADSLLDRLGGRGVLAARWVAFARTLAPRLAGAAGLPYRRFAPWNLAGVVSWVGASVLVGYVAGESYERVSRLLGRATGAVLVLLLCLTGVVLAGRWLGRNPDPARALAARAAALPPLRWLRARYGVLLFLVAMRFGPAWTLLFSLAAGLLLLFTAGLAVAAVLEAVVRHSGLGVLDGLVADWFAARRTPGVADAALAVVSVLRGSFLIAAVAVVAAVLAWRHRPWRADPLSVVGTAGAFVPLVVLAVVADLTGPGGPAVSTELLPTQNAVVTASFGTLAWLLSRGARWPVAVTVWTGALAGVVAVGGARLYLGWSTASGTATSVLLGAAWVTVFVVAWATRDRAAGGAAESSTGEAGPAGRRRPLRPRRFRTASRVPREPVDPC; encoded by the coding sequence ATGCCTGACCTGCTGACGTGGCTGCAGGGCCAACCGTCCCTGCTGATCTACCTGGTCGCCGCGATGATCGTCGCGGGCGAGACCGCGGTGATCTTCGGACTGCTGGTGCCGGGTGAGGCGACCCTGCTGCTGGTCGGCTTCTTAGCCTACGCGGGGACCCTGCGGATTATTCCGGCGCTGCTGGCCATGACGGCGGCCGCCGTGATCGGAGACACACTCGCCTTCCGGGCCGGCCGCCGGTACGGGCCGCGGCTGCGCGCCTCCGGGCTCGGCGCCCGGATCGGCGCCGAGCGGTGGCGACGGGCCGACTCGCTGCTCGACCGGCTCGGCGGCCGGGGCGTGCTGGCCGCCCGCTGGGTGGCCTTCGCCCGGACGCTGGCGCCCCGGCTGGCCGGGGCGGCCGGGCTGCCGTACCGGCGGTTCGCGCCGTGGAACCTGGCCGGGGTGGTCAGCTGGGTCGGCGCCTCCGTGCTGGTCGGGTACGTCGCCGGCGAGTCGTACGAGCGGGTCTCCCGGCTGCTCGGCCGGGCCACCGGCGCGGTGCTGGTGCTGCTGCTCTGCCTGACCGGCGTGGTGCTGGCCGGCCGCTGGCTCGGCCGCAACCCCGACCCGGCGCGGGCGCTGGCCGCCCGGGCGGCCGCCCTGCCCCCGCTGCGCTGGCTGCGCGCCCGGTACGGGGTGCTGCTCTTCCTGGTCGCCATGCGGTTCGGGCCGGCCTGGACGCTGCTGTTCAGTCTCGCCGCCGGCCTGCTGCTGCTGTTCACCGCCGGGCTGGCCGTCGCCGCGGTGCTGGAGGCGGTGGTCCGGCACAGCGGGCTCGGGGTGCTCGACGGCCTGGTCGCCGACTGGTTCGCCGCCCGGCGTACCCCCGGGGTGGCCGACGCGGCGCTGGCCGTGGTCTCGGTGCTGCGCGGGTCTTTCCTGATCGCCGCGGTGGCCGTCGTCGCGGCGGTGCTGGCCTGGCGGCACCGGCCCTGGCGGGCCGACCCGCTCAGCGTGGTCGGCACGGCCGGGGCGTTCGTGCCGCTGGTCGTGCTGGCCGTGGTCGCCGACCTGACCGGGCCGGGTGGCCCGGCGGTGTCCACGGAGCTGTTGCCCACCCAGAACGCGGTGGTGACGGCGAGCTTCGGCACGTTGGCCTGGCTGCTGTCCCGGGGTGCGCGCTGGCCGGTGGCGGTGACGGTGTGGACGGGTGCCCTGGCGGGCGTGGTCGCCGTCGGCGGCGCCCGGCTCTACCTGGGGTGGAGCACGGCCAGCGGCACCGCCACCTCCGTCCTGCTCGGGGCGGCCTGGGTCACGGTGTTCGTGGTCGCCTGGGCCACCCGGGACCGGGCGGCGGGCGGGGCGGCCGAATCGTCCACAGGGGAAGCGGGGCCGGCCGGCCGGCGCCGCCCGCTGCGGCCGCGCCGGTTCCGGACCGCCTCCCGGGTTCCCCGGGAACCCGTTGATCCCTGCTAG
- a CDS encoding transglycosylase SLT domain-containing protein — MQRRVGRWATAAVAGLVLAGVVAGCGGAERPAREVAVELPTEVPAQAPADEPSEEPPAVEAMGVAPSATPSPSARPTTKPKPKPRRTSAGPLATPKPPTETRVPPPPPKPAPSGCQPSYRGTQATRSEVKSALSDAAAKTYWPTSAPDIKIPLNLVKATAWQESGWQSNIVACDGGIGLMQVMPATADWMNQRFGESYDIDDYRDNAYLGANYLAWLTKYIGDMYFEADYRLDASLCTSELNSCLLNAVIAAYNYGHNAVAQEGEPLAIPNPQYVRNVRALMTECVCLDY; from the coding sequence ATGCAGCGAAGGGTTGGCCGGTGGGCCACGGCGGCGGTCGCCGGGCTGGTGCTGGCGGGGGTCGTCGCGGGCTGCGGCGGCGCGGAGCGGCCGGCCCGCGAGGTGGCGGTCGAGCTGCCGACGGAGGTGCCGGCCCAGGCGCCGGCCGACGAGCCGAGCGAGGAGCCGCCGGCGGTCGAGGCGATGGGTGTCGCGCCCAGCGCCACGCCCAGCCCGAGCGCCAGGCCGACGACGAAGCCGAAGCCGAAGCCGCGCCGGACGTCCGCCGGCCCGCTGGCCACGCCGAAGCCGCCGACCGAGACCCGGGTGCCGCCGCCCCCGCCGAAGCCCGCGCCGAGCGGTTGTCAGCCCAGCTACCGGGGCACCCAGGCCACCCGCAGCGAGGTGAAGTCGGCGCTGTCCGACGCGGCCGCGAAGACCTACTGGCCGACCTCGGCGCCGGACATCAAAATTCCGCTGAACCTGGTCAAGGCCACCGCCTGGCAGGAGAGCGGCTGGCAGTCCAACATCGTGGCCTGCGACGGCGGCATCGGGCTGATGCAGGTCATGCCGGCCACCGCCGACTGGATGAACCAGCGCTTCGGCGAGTCGTACGACATCGACGACTACCGGGACAACGCCTATCTGGGCGCCAACTACCTGGCCTGGCTCACCAAGTACATCGGTGACATGTACTTCGAGGCGGACTACCGGCTGGACGCCTCGCTGTGCACCAGCGAGCTGAACTCGTGCCTGCTCAATGCGGTGATCGCGGCCTACAACTACGGCCACAACGCGGTGGCCCAGGAGGGTGAGCCGCTGGCCATCCCCAACCCGCAGTACGTGCGCAACGTGCGGGCGCTGATGACCGAGTGCGTCTGCCTGGATTACTGA
- a CDS encoding CocE/NonD family hydrolase → MVDRLVTRVARAALRLPAARTRRVAVTRGIPVRVRDGVALRTDHYAPDLPDAPTVLVRTPYGRGGPMRLLGRLTAERGFHVVIQSCRGTYGSGGEFAPLVHERDDGLDTLDWLRRQRWWTGAFGMFGASYQGFVQWALAAEAADELRAMVAVVTASATRDSTYAGESFALDTVLTWAELLQAQTVPWLARQWELKRGQPRLIRALAHLPLVEADRVATGVTVPFFQEWLRHHTPDADYWRPRVFGDRITEVRAPVAMVSGWQDIFLPAQLDDYARLRAVGAGPRLIVGPWTHGSPGLFVAALREGLDWLDEHLAGRPAPRRAPVRVHVGGAGGGWRDLPDWPPPAVPTRWHLHAGGSLACAPPTASPPDRIWYDPADPTPSLGGPLLVAQRAGAVDNRPVEARPDVLTWTSGPLDGPVEVVGPVHAEIHVRSELSYLDVFVRLCDVDRRGRSWNVCDGLVRVAPGRFPTDPSGVVTVPVTLWPAAHSFASGHRLRVQVSGGAHPRYARNPGTGEPLGTAVTLRAGWREILHDPGHPSAIVLPISPAPSTATP, encoded by the coding sequence ATCGTGGACCGGCTGGTGACCCGGGTCGCCCGCGCGGCGCTGCGGCTGCCCGCCGCGCGTACCCGGCGGGTCGCGGTGACCCGGGGCATCCCCGTGCGGGTGCGTGACGGCGTCGCCCTCCGTACCGACCACTACGCCCCGGACCTGCCGGACGCGCCCACCGTGCTCGTCCGGACGCCGTACGGGCGGGGCGGCCCGATGCGGCTGCTCGGGCGGCTCACCGCCGAACGCGGCTTCCACGTGGTGATCCAGTCCTGCCGGGGCACGTACGGCTCCGGCGGTGAGTTCGCCCCGCTGGTGCACGAGCGCGACGACGGCCTGGACACCCTGGACTGGTTGCGCCGGCAGCGCTGGTGGACCGGGGCGTTCGGCATGTTCGGCGCCAGCTACCAGGGCTTCGTGCAGTGGGCGCTCGCCGCCGAGGCGGCCGACGAGCTGCGCGCGATGGTCGCGGTGGTCACCGCCTCGGCGACCCGGGACTCCACCTACGCCGGCGAGTCGTTCGCTCTGGACACCGTGCTGACCTGGGCCGAGCTGCTGCAGGCGCAGACCGTGCCGTGGCTGGCCCGGCAGTGGGAGCTGAAACGGGGCCAGCCCCGGTTGATCCGGGCGCTGGCGCACCTGCCGCTGGTCGAGGCGGACCGGGTGGCCACCGGGGTGACCGTGCCGTTCTTCCAGGAGTGGCTGCGCCATCACACGCCCGACGCCGACTACTGGCGGCCCCGGGTCTTCGGCGACCGGATCACCGAGGTGCGCGCCCCGGTGGCGATGGTCAGCGGCTGGCAGGACATCTTCCTCCCCGCCCAACTCGACGACTACGCCCGGCTGCGCGCCGTCGGCGCCGGGCCGCGGCTGATCGTCGGCCCGTGGACCCACGGCAGCCCGGGGCTCTTCGTGGCCGCCCTCCGGGAGGGCCTCGACTGGCTCGACGAGCACCTGGCCGGCCGTCCTGCCCCGCGCCGCGCTCCGGTCCGCGTGCACGTCGGCGGCGCCGGGGGCGGCTGGCGGGACCTGCCCGACTGGCCGCCGCCGGCCGTGCCGACCCGCTGGCACCTGCACGCCGGGGGGTCCCTCGCGTGCGCCCCGCCGACCGCCTCCCCGCCCGACCGGATCTGGTACGACCCGGCCGACCCGACCCCGTCGCTCGGCGGCCCGCTGCTGGTCGCCCAGCGGGCCGGCGCGGTGGACAACCGGCCGGTGGAGGCCCGACCGGACGTGCTGACCTGGACCAGCGGGCCGTTGGACGGGCCGGTCGAGGTGGTCGGCCCGGTGCACGCCGAGATTCACGTCCGCAGCGAGCTGTCCTACCTGGACGTCTTCGTCCGGCTCTGCGACGTGGACCGCCGGGGCCGGTCGTGGAACGTCTGCGACGGTCTGGTCCGGGTGGCCCCCGGCCGCTTTCCCACCGACCCCTCCGGAGTGGTCACCGTCCCGGTCACCCTCTGGCCGGCGGCCCACAGTTTCGCATCCGGGCACCGGTTGCGCGTGCAGGTCTCCGGCGGCGCCCACCCGCGCTACGCGCGGAACCCGGGCACGGGCGAGCCGCTCGGCACGGCCGTCACTCTGCGTGCGGGGTGGCGGGAGATCCTGCATGATCCCGGGCACCCGTCGGCCATCGTGCTGCCGATCTCCCCGGCACCGTCCACCGCGACCCCCTAG
- a CDS encoding ArsR/SmtB family transcription factor gives MENPGVRQVTDSRVLAALAHPLRRRLMDVLKVHGSSTVGQLAERTEQAPANVSHHLKVLAAADLVAEAPELARDRRERWWRLRDRAVRWSSADFDADPAARAVADAANSLNLDRHVALVRAWNAAPEADHAAWGEGPFSTDRWLHLTPEELAQLGREVTELFARWADRPAPDDGRSREPVFLFAHGVPAQP, from the coding sequence ATGGAGAACCCCGGCGTCCGGCAGGTCACGGACTCACGCGTCCTCGCGGCACTCGCCCACCCGCTGCGCCGTCGACTGATGGACGTGCTCAAGGTGCACGGGTCGTCGACCGTCGGCCAACTCGCCGAGCGGACCGAACAGGCGCCGGCGAACGTCAGTCACCACCTCAAGGTGCTCGCCGCCGCCGACCTGGTCGCGGAGGCGCCGGAGCTGGCCCGGGATCGCCGGGAGCGGTGGTGGCGGCTGCGCGACCGGGCGGTGCGCTGGTCCAGCGCCGACTTCGACGCCGACCCCGCCGCCCGGGCCGTGGCCGACGCCGCCAACTCGCTGAACCTGGACCGGCACGTCGCCCTGGTCCGGGCCTGGAACGCCGCCCCCGAGGCGGACCACGCGGCCTGGGGCGAGGGGCCGTTCAGCACCGACCGATGGCTGCACCTCACCCCCGAGGAGCTGGCCCAGCTCGGGCGCGAGGTGACCGAACTGTTCGCCCGCTGGGCCGACCGACCGGCCCCGGACGACGGACGGTCCCGCGAACCCGTCTTCCTGTTCGCCCACGGCGTGCCGGCCCAGCCGTGA
- a CDS encoding MFS transporter, translating into MTAATRKPVREPAPRRPGGLLRHRDFRLLWAGQAVSAVGSNVTAVALPLVAVAVLDATTFQVAVLTAAAWLPWLLAGLPAGAWVDRVRRRPVMIACDLASAALFLSVPAAALLDLLTVGQLLVVALGAGLARVFFETADQVYLPTLLRPEEVPEGNAKLHATQTASYLVGPGLAGLIAQLAGAVTAVLLDAVSFLVSALCLRSIRAVEPRPERPDGPSSLGREVADGLRFVVRDPHLRVMTLFGAASNIGLTGYQAVLVVFLVRSAGLPPRLVGLLIGLASVGGIVGASLATPLARRLGSARAMLLAAALAGPPALLIPLAGPGARVVWLVLGGALVSLGVAVGNVVKGSFRQTYTPHRLLGRVTVSMQLLNYGTIPLAAVFAGAVGAAWGPAGAIRLMTAWLALTPLLLLLGPLRRRRDLPARAG; encoded by the coding sequence GTGACCGCCGCGACCCGTAAGCCGGTCCGGGAGCCCGCGCCCCGGCGACCCGGCGGCCTGCTCCGGCACCGCGACTTCCGGCTGCTCTGGGCGGGGCAGGCGGTCAGCGCCGTCGGCAGCAACGTGACCGCCGTGGCCCTGCCCCTGGTCGCGGTCGCCGTGCTGGACGCGACCACCTTCCAGGTCGCGGTGCTCACCGCCGCCGCCTGGCTGCCGTGGCTGCTGGCCGGCCTGCCCGCCGGTGCCTGGGTGGACCGGGTCCGCCGCCGCCCGGTCATGATCGCCTGTGACCTGGCCTCGGCGGCGCTCTTCCTGAGCGTCCCGGCGGCCGCCCTGCTCGACCTGCTCACCGTCGGCCAGCTCCTGGTCGTGGCGCTGGGCGCCGGCCTGGCCCGGGTCTTCTTCGAGACCGCCGACCAGGTCTACCTGCCCACCCTGCTCCGGCCCGAGGAGGTGCCGGAGGGGAACGCGAAGCTGCACGCCACGCAGACCGCCAGCTACCTCGTCGGACCCGGGCTGGCCGGCCTGATCGCTCAGCTCGCCGGCGCGGTGACCGCGGTGCTGCTCGACGCGGTGAGCTTCCTGGTCTCCGCCCTGTGCCTGCGGAGCATCCGGGCGGTCGAGCCCCGACCGGAACGCCCCGACGGGCCGTCCTCCCTGGGGCGCGAGGTGGCCGACGGGCTGCGGTTCGTCGTCCGCGACCCGCACCTGCGGGTGATGACGCTGTTCGGCGCGGCCAGCAACATCGGGCTCACCGGCTACCAGGCCGTGCTGGTCGTCTTCCTGGTCCGCTCCGCCGGGCTGCCCCCGAGGCTGGTCGGCCTGCTGATCGGACTGGCCAGTGTGGGCGGGATCGTGGGCGCGAGCCTCGCCACCCCGCTCGCCCGCCGGCTCGGCTCCGCCCGCGCGATGCTGCTCGCCGCCGCGCTGGCCGGGCCGCCGGCGCTGCTCATCCCGCTGGCCGGCCCCGGCGCCCGGGTGGTCTGGCTCGTCCTCGGCGGCGCGCTGGTCAGCCTGGGCGTCGCCGTGGGCAACGTGGTCAAGGGCAGCTTCCGGCAGACGTACACCCCGCACCGGCTGCTCGGTCGGGTGACCGTCAGCATGCAGCTGCTGAACTACGGGACGATCCCGCTGGCAGCGGTGTTCGCCGGGGCGGTCGGCGCAGCGTGGGGCCCGGCCGGGGCGATCCGGCTGATGACCGCCTGGCTGGCGCTGACCCCGCTGCTCCTGCTCCTCGGCCCGCTCCGGCGCCGCCGTGACCTGCCGGCAAGGGCGGGCTGA
- a CDS encoding cold-shock protein, whose amino-acid sequence MATGTVKWFNSEKGFGFIEQDGGGPDVFVHYSAIQSGGYRELQEGQKVEFEVTQGQKGPQADNVRPM is encoded by the coding sequence ATGGCAACCGGCACGGTCAAGTGGTTCAACTCGGAAAAGGGCTTCGGCTTCATCGAGCAGGACGGCGGGGGTCCGGACGTGTTCGTCCACTACTCGGCCATCCAGTCGGGCGGCTACCGGGAGCTGCAGGAGGGCCAGAAGGTCGAGTTCGAGGTGACCCAGGGGCAGAAGGGTCCGCAGGCGGACAACGTCCGCCCGATGTAG
- a CDS encoding class I SAM-dependent methyltransferase, whose product MLAPVRAQTALANLEREIAAPGAGLDRLRLVAPPFVPEVRLHLAEDAILWWARMEAAAGRSLPPPYWASVWAGGQALARYLLDHPELAAGRRVLDLATGSGLVAIAAALAGAARVAANDVDPYAVAAVTVNARANRVVVAATGDDLLDDTVSVDLLLAGDVLYDAALAERVLPFLRRAAARGAEVLVGDPDRGHLPPDRLEVVASYPVPTTEPSVDSPVRRVQVLRPC is encoded by the coding sequence ATGCTTGCCCCGGTGAGGGCACAGACGGCGCTGGCCAACCTGGAGCGGGAGATCGCCGCCCCCGGCGCCGGCCTGGACCGGCTCCGGCTGGTCGCCCCGCCGTTCGTGCCGGAGGTACGGCTGCACCTCGCCGAGGACGCGATCCTCTGGTGGGCCCGGATGGAGGCGGCGGCCGGCCGGTCCCTGCCGCCGCCGTACTGGGCGTCGGTCTGGGCCGGCGGGCAGGCGCTCGCCCGTTACCTGCTCGACCACCCCGAGCTGGCCGCCGGACGGCGGGTGCTCGACCTGGCCACCGGGTCCGGGCTGGTGGCCATCGCCGCCGCGCTGGCCGGCGCCGCCCGGGTGGCGGCCAACGACGTCGACCCGTACGCGGTCGCCGCCGTCACGGTCAACGCGCGGGCCAACCGGGTGGTCGTGGCGGCGACCGGCGACGACCTGCTGGACGACACGGTGAGCGTCGACCTGCTGCTGGCCGGGGACGTGCTCTACGACGCCGCGCTGGCCGAGCGGGTGCTGCCGTTCCTGCGCCGAGCCGCCGCGCGGGGCGCCGAGGTGCTGGTCGGCGACCCGGACCGGGGGCACCTGCCACCCGACCGGCTGGAGGTGGTGGCCAGCTACCCGGTGCCCACCACCGAGCCCTCGGTGGACTCGCCCGTGCGTCGGGTGCAGGTGCTGCGACCGTGCTGA